One window of Bacteroides sp. AN502(2024) genomic DNA carries:
- a CDS encoding PKD-like family lipoprotein translates to MDYSRLVTTLMIYNMMKKSIAYIMLAVCWACVDDTTNKDFNTLNDVTIEGIEDEYTDVYVDNLFSIHPTIKTTLHTEDDLEFFWIAYDKSTRYEADTLSKEKNLDIVIRLIPGEHTMKFKAVSTTTDIYYEKEFTVNVVNEFTNGLMILAETDGKAVLDFWIPGKDEVVTDVYGKLNDNDVLGSHPKRIYFNKYRTDVTSEVLVMCQDGEGGKVLDNITLTKRRDYKDMFFGVVPETVVPQAYYKSSMREYLVDNGLVYDRATNSTTPNITVKPNLVVQGSTYEIADNANFIDDEDMVTRMVLYDNQNTCFYSIMSITTAFLTKVTKTSGFTYINGGFFNPDRVGMKCLYAGITSRSSSGGKEYLGVFEDGAGERHLLKMGIGFYTDDTPSSYFKDLSNDVLSCENIGTANSFTTSALFSGYLFYTAGSKVYVYNSASATGGEIYDLQTDAEDGAEYIIDHIEVERGGNRLWVAFRDNSLSKKKAGFCGLTVNTDGGLSLKRTVFHPQFADRIVDFESKY, encoded by the coding sequence ATGGATTACAGCAGATTGGTCACCACTTTAATGATTTATAATATGATGAAAAAGAGCATAGCATACATAATGTTGGCCGTCTGCTGGGCGTGTGTGGACGATACAACGAATAAGGACTTCAATACGCTTAATGATGTTACAATCGAAGGTATTGAAGATGAATATACGGATGTATATGTAGATAATTTATTTAGTATACATCCTACAATAAAGACTACGTTACATACAGAGGATGATTTGGAGTTCTTTTGGATTGCTTATGATAAATCTACTCGTTATGAGGCAGATACGCTTTCTAAAGAGAAAAATCTGGATATTGTGATTCGTTTGATTCCGGGAGAACATACCATGAAGTTCAAAGCTGTCAGTACAACGACTGATATCTATTATGAGAAGGAGTTTACCGTAAATGTGGTGAATGAATTTACAAATGGGTTGATGATTCTTGCAGAAACGGATGGCAAAGCCGTACTTGATTTCTGGATTCCCGGTAAAGATGAGGTTGTAACGGACGTTTATGGCAAATTGAATGACAATGATGTGCTGGGCAGTCATCCGAAGCGGATTTATTTTAATAAGTATCGGACGGATGTCACAAGTGAGGTTCTTGTAATGTGTCAGGATGGAGAAGGTGGTAAGGTACTGGATAATATTACTTTGACGAAACGCCGAGATTATAAGGATATGTTTTTTGGTGTGGTTCCCGAAACTGTTGTACCGCAAGCTTATTATAAAAGTTCTATGCGTGAGTATTTGGTAGATAACGGACTGGTTTACGACCGTGCCACTAATTCCACGACTCCGAATATAACGGTAAAACCCAACTTGGTTGTTCAGGGTTCGACGTACGAAATTGCTGACAACGCAAACTTTATCGATGATGAGGATATGGTAACTCGTATGGTGCTTTATGATAATCAGAATACTTGCTTCTATTCTATTATGAGCATAACGACAGCGTTTTTGACGAAAGTGACTAAAACAAGCGGCTTTACTTATATCAATGGAGGTTTCTTTAATCCGGATCGGGTTGGTATGAAATGTTTGTATGCAGGTATAACATCACGTAGTTCATCAGGTGGTAAAGAGTATCTGGGAGTATTTGAGGACGGAGCAGGGGAGCGGCACTTGTTGAAGATGGGAATCGGTTTCTACACCGATGATACTCCTTCTTCTTATTTCAAGGATTTGTCCAATGATGTCCTTTCTTGTGAGAATATTGGTACGGCTAATTCGTTTACTACCTCGGCTCTGTTTTCCGGCTATTTGTTTTACACTGCCGGTAGTAAAGTATATGTGTATAATTCGGCAAGTGCTACGGGGGGAGAAATATACGACTTGCAAACAGACGCAGAGGATGGTGCAGAATATATAATTGATCATATAGAAGTAGAACGCGGTGGAAATCGTTTGTGGGTGGCATTCCGCGATAATAGCCTGTCAAAGAAGAAAGCGGGTTTTTGTGGTTTGACAGTGAACACTGACGGGGGACTTAGCTTGAAGCGTACTGTTTTTCATCCGCAGTTTGCTGACCGTATTGTTGATTTTGAAAGTAAATATTGA
- a CDS encoding DUF4843 domain-containing protein: MKKFLLVNVWAMIIGCSLLGCQENERVLYTEKPAVYFSSITEKDSIFYSFASGLTDEDIVSIPVRIIGTSTDKDRCIMIEVDPASTAKKGVHYKDLSESVLLEAGNVETEIKVTVMNRELENGDVKLILNLKTSEDFDLGYAGSLKAKLVITDQLVKPSYWDMPLSLYYGAYSKAKHRVCIQLQGFDFPEVMDFNRISSYMSYGRMVYNYLLKTPVWDEDTQAWITADWSPL, translated from the coding sequence ATGAAGAAATTTTTGTTAGTAAATGTGTGGGCTATGATTATTGGTTGTAGCCTGTTGGGATGCCAAGAAAATGAAAGAGTACTCTATACGGAAAAACCGGCTGTCTATTTCAGCTCAATAACAGAAAAAGACAGCATTTTCTATTCTTTCGCATCCGGTTTGACAGATGAAGATATAGTCTCTATCCCGGTGCGGATAATCGGAACTTCCACTGACAAGGACCGTTGTATTATGATTGAGGTAGATCCGGCATCAACCGCAAAGAAAGGTGTACACTATAAAGACTTGTCGGAATCAGTGCTGTTGGAAGCCGGTAACGTGGAAACGGAGATTAAGGTCACTGTAATGAACAGGGAACTGGAGAATGGCGATGTGAAGTTAATTCTGAATCTAAAGACGAGTGAAGATTTTGATTTGGGATACGCCGGTTCACTGAAAGCGAAACTGGTGATTACTGATCAGTTGGTCAAACCTTCTTATTGGGATATGCCTTTGTCGTTATATTATGGGGCGTATTCTAAAGCCAAACATCGGGTGTGTATCCAGTTGCAAGGCTTTGATTTCCCGGAGGTGATGGATTTCAATAGGATTTCGAGTTATATGTCTTACGGGCGTATGGTGTATAATTATTTATTGAAGACTCCTGTTTGGGATGAAGATACACAGGCATGGATTACAGCAGATTGGTCACCACTTTAA
- a CDS encoding RagB/SusD family nutrient uptake outer membrane protein — MKKILLLSYIIPLFTLSSCESWFDISPKSELKADDLFESSQGFRDALMGCYGSMAATELYGGQLTMTYMDVLGQYYSTAATALNNFEYAYAYNYTETQEETRKDNIWKNEYNVIANLNSLLGRIDEQRGIFANGEYELFKGEALGLRAYIHLDLLRLFAASPAMENGRDRKAIAYVDRYTDELFERLTTEEVLNRIVGDLENARDLLAEIDPYGPEHAAYDLENLTGVWKGREYRMNYYAVTALLARTLLYRNAAGDKAKAYNYAVEVINSALFPLVSGADLSSQDKNGFTQENIFSLEYRGLKDEMVDKYFYVGNTSSNFLSVNKSTLNKIFPASLNLDYRLQWWVENSGSYNLVAKYNYSERVPLLKVSEMFLIATETAPTLDEANGYFYQLQYHRGLPETELTADNLQGILLAEYAKEFLGEGQLFYAYKRMAIQKKPILQTALSDYESVYILPIPVENTYFID, encoded by the coding sequence ATGAAGAAGATACTTTTGTTAAGTTATATAATACCACTTTTCACACTCTCTTCGTGCGAAAGTTGGTTTGATATCTCCCCTAAATCTGAACTGAAGGCGGATGACTTGTTTGAAAGTTCACAAGGATTCAGGGATGCTTTGATGGGTTGCTATGGAAGCATGGCTGCCACCGAACTGTATGGCGGGCAACTTACCATGACCTATATGGATGTGCTCGGACAATATTATTCGACAGCCGCCACTGCTCTCAATAACTTCGAATATGCGTATGCGTATAATTATACGGAGACGCAGGAAGAGACACGTAAGGACAATATCTGGAAGAACGAATATAATGTCATTGCTAATTTGAATAGTCTTTTAGGACGTATTGATGAACAAAGAGGGATTTTTGCGAACGGGGAATATGAGCTTTTCAAAGGAGAAGCGTTGGGATTAAGGGCTTATATTCATCTGGACCTGTTGCGTTTGTTTGCAGCTTCACCGGCGATGGAGAATGGCAGAGACAGGAAAGCGATTGCGTATGTTGACCGATATACGGACGAGCTTTTTGAACGCCTTACTACGGAGGAAGTACTAAACCGTATTGTCGGTGATCTGGAGAATGCCCGTGATTTGCTGGCGGAGATCGATCCTTACGGGCCGGAACATGCTGCGTATGATTTGGAGAATCTTACCGGGGTGTGGAAAGGAAGGGAGTACCGGATGAATTATTATGCGGTGACTGCTTTATTGGCACGCACCTTATTGTATCGCAATGCCGCAGGGGATAAGGCAAAAGCCTATAATTATGCTGTCGAGGTGATAAACTCCGCTTTGTTCCCGCTAGTGTCCGGGGCTGACTTGTCAAGTCAGGACAAGAACGGGTTTACTCAGGAAAATATATTCTCGTTGGAATATCGAGGCCTGAAAGATGAGATGGTAGATAAATATTTCTATGTTGGCAATACTAGTTCCAATTTCTTGTCTGTCAACAAATCAACACTGAATAAAATATTTCCTGCAAGTTTGAATCTGGATTATCGTCTGCAATGGTGGGTTGAAAATTCCGGCTCTTATAATTTGGTTGCGAAATATAACTATTCGGAACGGGTTCCCCTTCTGAAAGTTTCGGAAATGTTTCTTATCGCAACGGAGACAGCTCCGACATTGGATGAGGCAAACGGGTACTTTTATCAGCTCCAATATCATCGTGGACTTCCGGAAACGGAACTTACTGCGGATAACTTACAAGGGATACTCCTTGCGGAATATGCTAAAGAATTTTTGGGTGAAGGACAGTTGTTTTATGCCTACAAACGTATGGCAATACAGAAGAAACCTATTTTACAGACTGCTTTGTCCGACTATGAGAGTGTGTATATACTTCCGATTCCTGTGGAAAATACGTATTTTATAGATTGA
- a CDS encoding SusC/RagA family TonB-linked outer membrane protein has product MRKDRLLAIIFFISWMCSLNIGAQEVKEKRITMEFKNERMPSAFKNLEKVSGYKILFAYEDVNQYFVDGKVKNQTVEQVLKFMIGSKPLKYLIDGQFVNITPLKKGTTGTYESVKGTVISAEDGMPVIGASVQVAGTNIGVQTNIDGKFELAQVPDDAIIRISFIGMETASIPVKTVMNVRLKVGVQALDDVVVTGYYTQRKQTFTGAATNYSGAELSAISNQGLLITIAAVDPSFKIVDNLAMGSDPNTVPNIQIRGVNALPTTTSLSEEYKGNSNLPTFILDGFEVSVEKIYDLDPNRVANISILKDASATAIYGSRASNGVVIIDTKAPALGKLRLNYYGSMDFEVADLSDYHLLRAPDKLKYEELARLYVGTGAVYVDEEYRRNYNERLKLVQKGYDTDWLAQPLRSLGISHRHSVQLEGGNESFRYGVNLTYNGTSGVMKGSDRTRIGTGIKLQYNYRNLRFRNEITYDKITSNNSPYGSFSDYANMNPYYYPYDENGQLKKILFTIYSPSAGSTTVVNPMYNATLNTKDCTAYDDFVDNFSVEWNILSNLKLKGNFSLERINKSTDIFKPADHTDFATMEENKGSYTKGNTVSSSYDGSLVLSYFGQFKKHALSLNGGWNIQQTSNDYSTYTINGFPNQQLDHPAMGAGFLEGSVVKGDATMTRLMGYFGNANYSFDDRYFVDASIRMDGSSLFGSNQRWGTFWSAGIGWNLHKEAFMKDIAFVEQFRLRMSTGYTGSQNFYPYQALMMYRYKSSLSYQDYIGTVIKAFGNSDLKWQRTQKTNLGIDFGFFHNRLSGYFNYFIENSEDLLVDVNMASYLGFDSYKENLGETQNKGYDFSVKLTAFQNKDWRVNMFVNGQHYKNTLKKISSGLSSFNEKADAEGATKTYVRYIEGASINTIWVVPSAGIDPATGNEVFISKDGGYTDTWNENDYVPYASADPKLSGTFGFNIYYKGFELNTNFYYRFGGYAYNQTLVDKVENVNPYNNVDERALYNRWQTPGIAAEYKRISDRSATKPTSRFVEKDNYLSANSVSLAYTFKTDWIRHFGAQYLKVALTANDFMRMSTIRREIGTTYPYARHYSFTAQLTF; this is encoded by the coding sequence ATGAGAAAAGATCGGTTACTAGCCATCATCTTTTTTATTTCCTGGATGTGCTCACTGAATATAGGAGCACAGGAAGTGAAGGAGAAGCGGATTACGATGGAATTTAAGAATGAACGCATGCCTTCTGCGTTTAAGAATCTTGAGAAAGTATCTGGGTATAAGATACTGTTTGCCTATGAAGATGTCAATCAGTACTTTGTGGACGGGAAAGTAAAGAACCAGACCGTTGAGCAGGTTCTGAAGTTCATGATTGGCAGCAAGCCTTTGAAATATCTTATTGACGGGCAGTTTGTGAATATAACTCCTCTCAAGAAAGGAACGACCGGGACTTACGAAAGCGTGAAAGGGACAGTTATCTCAGCGGAAGACGGAATGCCGGTCATCGGAGCGTCCGTACAAGTGGCGGGAACGAATATCGGTGTACAAACCAATATCGACGGAAAGTTTGAATTGGCCCAAGTACCTGACGACGCAATCATACGTATTTCTTTTATTGGAATGGAAACAGCTTCAATTCCTGTAAAGACTGTGATGAATGTCCGTTTGAAGGTGGGTGTACAAGCGTTGGATGATGTGGTTGTGACAGGATATTATACGCAACGCAAACAAACATTCACCGGAGCGGCTACCAATTATAGCGGTGCGGAATTATCGGCGATCTCCAATCAAGGATTGCTTATAACCATTGCCGCCGTTGATCCCTCTTTCAAGATTGTGGATAATCTTGCGATGGGATCTGATCCCAATACCGTTCCGAATATACAAATACGTGGTGTGAATGCTCTTCCTACTACTACCAGCTTGAGCGAGGAATATAAAGGTAATTCTAATTTGCCGACTTTTATCCTTGATGGGTTTGAGGTCAGTGTGGAAAAAATATATGACCTTGATCCCAACAGGGTAGCTAATATCTCAATCCTGAAAGATGCTTCTGCCACGGCCATCTACGGTTCGCGTGCTTCCAACGGAGTTGTAATTATCGACACTAAGGCACCGGCTCTCGGAAAGTTGCGTTTGAATTATTATGGAAGTATGGACTTTGAGGTGGCTGATCTTTCCGATTATCATTTGCTTCGTGCTCCTGACAAGCTGAAGTATGAAGAATTGGCACGGCTTTATGTGGGGACAGGCGCCGTGTATGTGGATGAAGAATATCGCAGAAACTATAACGAACGCCTGAAATTAGTACAGAAAGGGTATGATACGGACTGGCTGGCACAACCGTTGCGCTCTTTAGGTATCAGCCATCGTCATAGTGTGCAGTTGGAAGGGGGAAACGAAAGTTTCCGTTATGGAGTGAACCTTACGTATAACGGGACTTCTGGTGTAATGAAGGGGTCGGACCGTACACGCATCGGTACAGGTATCAAGTTACAGTATAATTATCGCAATCTGCGTTTCCGTAATGAGATTACCTATGATAAGATAACTTCCAATAATTCTCCATACGGGTCATTCAGTGATTATGCCAATATGAACCCTTATTACTATCCGTATGACGAGAACGGGCAGTTGAAAAAAATACTATTCACTATTTATAGTCCGAGTGCCGGTTCGACAACAGTGGTCAATCCGATGTACAATGCTACGTTGAATACGAAAGACTGTACAGCTTATGACGATTTTGTTGATAATTTCAGTGTGGAATGGAATATCCTAAGCAACCTCAAGTTGAAAGGTAACTTTTCTTTGGAACGTATCAATAAATCGACAGATATTTTTAAGCCGGCAGATCACACGGATTTTGCTACAATGGAAGAGAATAAAGGAAGTTATACCAAAGGAAATACGGTGTCCAGTTCTTACGATGGCAGTTTGGTGCTTTCTTATTTCGGACAATTCAAAAAACATGCACTGAGTTTGAATGGCGGATGGAACATTCAGCAGACCTCAAATGATTACAGTACTTATACTATTAACGGATTTCCGAACCAGCAACTTGACCATCCTGCTATGGGGGCTGGTTTTCTGGAAGGCAGTGTTGTGAAAGGAGATGCAACGATGACTCGTTTGATGGGGTACTTCGGAAATGCCAATTACAGTTTTGACGATCGTTACTTTGTAGACGCTTCCATACGTATGGACGGCTCTTCTTTGTTTGGCAGTAACCAGCGATGGGGAACTTTCTGGAGTGCCGGTATCGGATGGAACCTTCATAAAGAAGCATTTATGAAGGATATTGCTTTTGTCGAACAGTTTCGTCTGCGTATGAGTACCGGATATACCGGCAGCCAGAATTTTTATCCTTATCAGGCTTTGATGATGTACCGGTACAAAAGTTCATTGTCATATCAGGACTATATCGGTACCGTGATTAAAGCTTTTGGCAACTCGGACTTGAAGTGGCAGCGTACTCAGAAAACGAATTTGGGTATTGATTTCGGATTCTTTCATAATCGTTTGAGCGGATACTTCAATTATTTTATAGAGAACTCGGAAGACCTGCTGGTAGATGTCAATATGGCTTCTTACCTCGGTTTTGATTCTTATAAAGAAAATCTGGGAGAGACTCAGAACAAGGGCTATGACTTCAGTGTAAAACTGACAGCTTTCCAAAATAAGGATTGGCGGGTGAATATGTTTGTAAACGGGCAACATTATAAAAATACCCTGAAAAAGATTTCTTCGGGACTGAGCTCGTTCAATGAAAAGGCAGATGCGGAAGGTGCTACTAAAACTTATGTGAGGTATATCGAAGGGGCTTCTATCAATACAATCTGGGTAGTGCCTTCGGCAGGCATCGATCCTGCCACGGGAAATGAAGTGTTTATCAGTAAGGATGGCGGTTATACGGATACATGGAATGAAAATGATTATGTACCGTATGCTTCGGCTGATCCTAAATTGAGTGGTACGTTCGGTTTTAATATCTATTATAAGGGATTTGAATTGAATACGAACTTTTATTACCGTTTTGGAGGATATGCTTATAATCAGACATTGGTAGATAAAGTGGAGAATGTGAATCCGTATAATAATGTGGATGAACGTGCCCTTTATAATCGTTGGCAGACTCCGGGAATAGCTGCCGAATATAAACGAATCAGTGACCGTTCGGCCACCAAACCGACATCGCGCTTTGTGGAGAAAGATAATTATTTATCTGCCAATTCCGTAAGTTTGGCATATACATTCAAAACAGACTGGATTCGCCACTTCGGAGCCCAATACCTGAAGGTTGCATTGACCGCGAACGATTTTATGAGAATGTCTACCATACGTCGGGAGATTGGTACGACTTACCCTTATGCACGTCATTACTCTTTTACTGCTCAATTAACTTTTTAA
- a CDS encoding FecR family protein — MEISESEKKALDIMENPRGITRGDIETLQEEALRDCRLLNDISVLLEEDAAFAYQNIETELQCFHYKHQQKAQRRRMIRWSMAAGIAVALFVGGIFLLSGGPEGTLNNLVDKSHAVAVVMKADPLPQKVTLEVEDEQHRHETYSLEEIEKTPVVQQTATVRTKEMNYFDKKNTFKEKVNAQTHILRIPYGQMFKLVLSDGTEVYLNAGSRLTYPTRFVRKERIVTLEGEAYFKVAKDKERPFIVQAGNVQTRVLGTEFNISSYSASDVHVTLIEGSVQVDASGNSKVILPGQDLCVRKDGGISVKEVDLHSYIYWRDGYFYFDNLPLVEVLQGIGRWYNVGVEFRNIQAMDCKVHFLSDRFQGLEHTLTLLNRMEKATISLEGHTLVVD; from the coding sequence ATGGAAATAAGTGAGTCGGAAAAGAAAGCGTTGGATATCATGGAAAACCCTCGAGGCATCACGCGCGGAGACATTGAAACGTTGCAAGAGGAAGCGCTGCGGGATTGCCGGTTATTGAATGATATTTCTGTCCTTTTGGAAGAAGATGCCGCTTTTGCCTATCAGAATATAGAAACGGAATTACAATGTTTTCACTATAAACATCAACAGAAAGCGCAACGTCGCCGCATGATAAGATGGAGCATGGCAGCCGGTATTGCGGTAGCTCTGTTTGTCGGTGGGATATTCTTATTGAGCGGTGGTCCGGAGGGAACTTTGAATAACTTGGTTGATAAATCCCATGCGGTTGCTGTAGTTATGAAGGCCGATCCTTTGCCACAAAAAGTTACCTTGGAAGTGGAAGATGAACAACACCGGCATGAAACATACTCATTGGAAGAAATAGAAAAGACTCCGGTGGTTCAACAGACCGCTACTGTGCGTACCAAAGAAATGAACTACTTCGATAAGAAGAATACCTTTAAGGAGAAAGTAAATGCACAAACACATATCTTGCGCATCCCGTATGGGCAGATGTTCAAACTTGTCCTTTCCGATGGTACGGAAGTTTATCTGAATGCCGGTAGCCGTCTTACTTATCCAACGAGATTTGTCCGGAAGGAACGGATAGTCACCCTTGAAGGAGAAGCCTATTTTAAGGTAGCTAAAGATAAAGAACGCCCGTTTATAGTGCAAGCGGGGAACGTACAAACTCGTGTGCTCGGTACGGAATTCAATATCAGTAGTTATTCTGCTTCCGATGTCCACGTCACATTGATTGAAGGGAGTGTGCAAGTTGATGCTTCCGGCAATTCTAAAGTAATCCTGCCCGGACAGGATTTGTGTGTCCGGAAAGACGGAGGCATTTCTGTGAAAGAGGTAGACTTGCATTCGTATATATACTGGCGTGACGGATACTTTTATTTTGATAACCTTCCATTGGTCGAAGTATTGCAAGGTATTGGACGTTGGTATAATGTGGGAGTGGAGTTCCGTAATATTCAGGCCATGGATTGTAAGGTACATTTCTTGTCCGACCGTTTTCAGGGATTGGAACATACGCTTACGTTGCTGAATAGAATGGAAAAGGCGACTATCAGCTTGGAAGGGCATACGTTAGTTGTCGATTGA
- a CDS encoding RNA polymerase sigma-70 factor, whose translation MEDKTEFDRMFKEWFARLFSFANHYLQDTETSRDIVHDAFEYIWRNYEKMEADKVRAYLYSIVRSRCIDYIRQQNVQEDYAEFVRKMTSNDADTDERLLWEERMKRIRKAMNKLTPLTRHVLESCYNARKSYKEVADELNISVSSVNKHIVKALRVIREEIKNESQDK comes from the coding sequence ATGGAGGATAAAACGGAATTTGATCGTATGTTTAAAGAGTGGTTCGCAAGACTTTTTTCTTTTGCGAACCACTACTTGCAAGATACGGAAACAAGCCGGGATATTGTCCATGATGCTTTTGAGTACATTTGGCGGAATTATGAAAAAATGGAAGCTGATAAGGTCAGGGCTTATCTTTATTCCATCGTCCGTTCACGTTGTATCGATTACATCCGCCAGCAGAATGTTCAAGAAGATTATGCTGAATTTGTCCGTAAAATGACTTCGAATGATGCTGATACTGATGAACGGTTATTGTGGGAAGAACGCATGAAACGTATTCGCAAAGCGATGAACAAACTTACTCCTCTGACCCGGCATGTATTGGAAAGTTGTTACAATGCCCGTAAATCTTACAAGGAGGTGGCGGATGAATTGAATATCAGCGTAAGTTCTGTCAATAAACATATTGTTAAAGCGCTTCGGGTGATTCGTGAAGAAATTAAAAATGAATCGCAAGATAAGTGA
- the queF gene encoding preQ(1) synthase — translation MTELKEQLSLLGRKTEYKQDYAPEVLEAFDNKHPENDYWVRFNCPEFTSLCPITGQPDFAEIRISYIPDIKMVESKSLKLYLFSFRNHGAFHEDCVNIIMKDLIRLMNPKYIEVTGIFTPRGGISIYPYANYGRPGTKFEQMAEHRLMNRE, via the coding sequence ATGACTGAATTAAAAGAGCAACTTTCCTTGTTAGGAAGAAAAACCGAGTATAAGCAAGATTATGCTCCTGAAGTATTGGAAGCCTTTGATAATAAGCATCCTGAAAATGATTACTGGGTACGTTTCAACTGCCCGGAGTTCACAAGTCTGTGTCCTATTACCGGACAGCCGGACTTTGCCGAAATACGTATCAGCTACATTCCTGATATAAAAATGGTGGAAAGCAAGAGTTTGAAACTCTATCTTTTCAGTTTCCGTAATCATGGGGCCTTTCATGAAGATTGTGTGAATATCATAATGAAAGATCTTATCCGATTGATGAATCCCAAATACATAGAAGTAACTGGAATCTTTACTCCTCGTGGGGGGATTTCCATTTATCCGTATGCCAATTACGGTCGTCCGGGAACAAAGTTCGAACAGATGGCGGAACATCGTTTGATGAATCGGGAATAG
- the queC gene encoding 7-cyano-7-deazaguanine synthase QueC encodes MNREAALVVFSGGQDSTTCLFWAKRNFKKVYALSFLYGQKHQKEVELAREIARKAEVEFDVMDVSFIGRLGHNSLTDTTMVMDQEKPADSVPNTFVPGRNLFFLSIAAVYARERGINHLVTGVSQTDFSGYPDCRDAFIKSLNVTLNLAMDEQFVIHTPLMWIDKAETWALADELGVLELIRTETLTCYNGVQGDGCGHCPACTLRREGLEKYLKSKNQ; translated from the coding sequence ATGAATAGAGAAGCAGCATTGGTTGTGTTTAGTGGTGGACAGGATTCTACTACTTGTTTGTTTTGGGCAAAACGCAACTTTAAGAAAGTATATGCCTTGAGTTTCCTGTATGGTCAGAAGCATCAGAAAGAAGTGGAACTTGCACGGGAGATAGCCCGGAAAGCGGAAGTGGAATTTGATGTGATGGATGTCTCCTTTATCGGACGGTTGGGGCATAATTCATTGACCGATACTACGATGGTGATGGATCAGGAAAAGCCGGCAGATAGCGTTCCCAACACCTTTGTTCCGGGACGTAATCTGTTTTTTCTAAGTATCGCAGCGGTATATGCCCGTGAACGTGGTATAAATCATCTGGTAACGGGAGTCTCCCAAACGGATTTCAGCGGTTATCCCGATTGCCGTGATGCCTTTATCAAGTCTCTCAATGTAACTCTCAATCTGGCTATGGATGAACAATTTGTGATTCATACTCCTTTGATGTGGATTGATAAGGCAGAAACGTGGGCATTGGCCGACGAACTGGGAGTGCTGGAACTGATTCGCACCGAGACTCTGACTTGCTATAATGGTGTGCAGGGAGATGGTTGTGGGCACTGTCCGGCTTGTACACTACGTCGGGAGGGATTGGAGAAGTATTTAAAAAGTAAGAATCAATAA
- a CDS encoding queuosine precursor transporter, with the protein MKEKVSVPFMLLGILFNVCLIAANLLETKVIQVGSLTVTAGLLVFPISYIINDCIAEVWGFKKARLIIWSGFAMNLFVVALGLIAVAIPAAPFWEGEEHFDFVFGMAPRIVAASLMAFLVGSFLNAYVMSKMKVASQGRNFSARAIWSTVVGETADSLIFFPVAFGGIIAWKELLLMMGIQIMLKSMYEVMILPVTIRVVKAIKKVDGSDVYDTDISYNVLKVKDI; encoded by the coding sequence ATGAAAGAAAAAGTATCTGTACCCTTTATGCTGCTGGGCATTCTGTTTAATGTCTGTCTCATTGCAGCCAATCTTCTTGAAACAAAAGTAATCCAGGTGGGTAGTCTGACTGTGACAGCCGGATTATTAGTCTTTCCTATTTCTTATATCATTAATGATTGTATCGCCGAAGTTTGGGGATTCAAGAAAGCCCGGCTCATCATTTGGAGCGGTTTTGCCATGAACCTCTTCGTGGTAGCTCTTGGATTGATAGCTGTTGCCATTCCGGCTGCTCCTTTCTGGGAGGGCGAGGAACATTTTGATTTTGTGTTCGGCATGGCTCCCCGCATTGTGGCTGCCAGTCTGATGGCTTTTCTGGTAGGCTCATTTCTTAATGCGTATGTGATGAGTAAAATGAAAGTAGCCAGTCAGGGGCGTAACTTTTCGGCTCGTGCCATCTGGTCTACTGTAGTAGGTGAGACTGCCGATTCACTGATTTTCTTTCCGGTAGCTTTTGGCGGAATCATTGCCTGGAAGGAACTGCTTCTCATGATGGGGATTCAGATAATGCTGAAATCCATGTATGAAGTAATGATCCTTCCGGTGACAATCCGTGTTGTGAAAGCCATTAAGAAGGTCGATGGCAGTGATGTGTATGATACCGATATCTCCTATAATGTGTTGAAAGTCAAAGATATTTAA